The DNA segment TCACGACCGACTCGCAGGAACCGAGGATCTCGACGCCCGCCGCGCCCCGGTCGCCCGCGCGCGTGTGTCCCGCGCGTGACCACAGGTCGGTGACGGCGTCGGCGGGCAGCCGCAGGATGGCGACCGCGTCCCGAGCGCGGTCACGTCGGCCAGCGCGAGGTGCTTGGTGCCGCGTTCGGCGAGGTATTCACGGAAGGCGGCGTCGAGCCGACGCGCGGAGGCCGACGCACGCCGTCGGTCGTAGTCGCCGGAGGCCGGGGCCGGGGCTGCGGCTGCGGCTCCCGGTCCGTCGCATCGCCTCAGTCCGGATACGACGGCACCGCGCAGATGCTGGGCGCCGTCGGAGAAGGCCTCGCACAGCACGCGACCCAGTGCGGCGGCGGCGCCCCGGGGCCGGAACAGCAGGCCGACCACCAGGCTGACGGCGCATCCGAGGGCCACGTCCTCGATCCTGACCAGCCCGAGCCGCCAACCCTCGGGGGCGATGACGCTGAAGAGGACCAACCCTGCTCCAGACGGGTGTACTAGTCGGTGCTGACCGAGGCGAGCAGGGCCACTTCCTCCCGGCGCAGGCCCGTGACGCAGCGCCGACCGCCGGGATCCGCCAGCCCCACCATGGCCGGGCTGAGGTCCATCCGCCGGGCCTTGAGGAACGCACCCAACTCGCTGCGGTTGCTGCTGCTCATGCAACTAATTCTTACAGCGTGGGGCTCCTTTTGTGAGGGGGCCGGTCTTGTCCCAGGACAGCCTTGTCGGGGGACAAGGATGGCCCATTGCAGAGGTGTGCAATGCGTGCCAACTTGAATGTGCGACCCGCCGGAATTGCTGGGCGTCAAAATGAACAGACACCTGTCTGGCGATCCAGAACTGCTGCTCTCCAGCGAGAGCAAGTGGGCACTACGTGCCGATCGCTCGCAGGTGGCAGCAGTGGGAGTACACCGCTCCCCGAGGAGAAAACGAAATGACCAACGACAACGTCAAGCCGGTCCGTGTCAAGGGCTTGGCTTGGGATATCGCGGCAGACATCTACTTCCCGCCGGGATTCGACGAGACTCAGAAGTACCCCGCGATCATCAGCGCCCACCCGACCGGCAGCTGTAAGGAGCAGACCTCGGGCCACGTGTACGGCACGGCGCTGGCCCAGGAAGGGTTCGTCGTGATCGCGTTCGACGCCAGCTTCCAGGGCGCCAGCGGCGGCGAACCACGGTTTACCGAGGACCCCGCCTTCCGGGTGGGCGACTTCAGCTACGTGATCGACTACCTGGTCACGCAGCCCTACGTGGACGAGAACCGCATCGGTGTCCTGGGCATCTGCGGCGGAGGCGGTTACGCCATCAACGCCACGATGACGGAGCGCCGGATCAAGGCGCTCGGCACCGTCGTCGCAGGCAACGTCGGCCGTCTGATGCGCGAGGGTTTCGTGAACTACGACCCCATTGCCGCGCTGGAGGCCATCGCCGCTCAGCGCACGGCCGAGGCCCGCGGCGCGGACGGCGTGGTCAATGACCTGCTCCCCGCGTCGCCGGAGGCGGCCAGGGAGGCCGGCCTGACCGAGATCGACCTGTGCGAGGCGACCGAGTACTACAAGACCGATCGTGGTGGCGCGCCGCACGGCGCAACCAGCTTCCGCTTCTCGCGCCAGGCGGCCCTGGCCAACTGGGATGCCTTCGACCGGGCCGAGGTGCTGCTGACCCAGCCCATCTGCATCGTGATCGGGGACAGGCCGGGCGGCTTCGGCTCCTACCGTGCCGGCTTCGAGATCTACGGCCGCGCCGCCTCCAAGGAAAAGGAACTCGTCGTCGTCGAAGGTGCGTCGCACTACGACCTCTACGATCAGCCCAAGCCGGTCGAAGAGGCACTGAGCCACCTCGTCCCGTTCTACAAGAAGCACCTCTGACACCGACTCGTGGTGGGCGGTCCCGATGCGGGAGTCGCCCACCACGGATCGGATGGCATCGGCGCGGCTGCCTACGCGCCAGGTCTGCACGGCACCCGTTCCCCAACGCTGACCAGCGCTGGCAGACCAGTAGCGGGTCGTCCACTGCACAGCGGCGTTCAGCGCCAGGCCGAGCGCGTCGAACCGGCCCTCCTGGCCCTGCTCGGTGATGCGGCGCAGGGTCCGATGGAGCGACTACGCGCGAGAAATGACGCGACCGCAGCTAGCAGTGCTTGGTCGTGTTGGCGCAAGGTCTGGCATGGCGCGGTGACAGGTGGGGCAGGAGCCGGTCCAGATCACGAGGAGTGACTGCATCTCGCGAACGACTCGGTAGAGGCTGAGGCCGGCGCCGCCTCTTTTGGGGATCGGCTCAGTCGCTGCAGGGTGCAGAAGGCGTGGGCGACGGAGACGAGAGTGACGTGGTGGTGCCGGCCTGGTCAGGTTCGTCCTTCGAAGTGGGCCAAGGCCTGCCGGTTCCTGCCTCACCCCCGATCCGGCCCGCCGGGCAGGATGGCCGCCATTCCCACGCCCTCGGAACACACCCGTCTGTCCCTCCAGGCGCCCCTCAGCGAACGCGCCTGCGCTGCCTGGCCGCAGATCGACCGGCTGCACGTCCACCACCGCAGAGCTTTCGCCCACGTGGAAGCGGAACTGACCCACGGCGAACGAGTCAAGCTGATGCGGCTGCGCTACCCCGGCACCACCACCAGGTGGGGCTTCGCTCTCTACCTGGCCAGCAGCGACAGCTACGAGGACTCCCGCCTGCCCACCGGACCCGTCACACCATGACACGCTTGTGATAGTTGACCCGGTCGAGGTCGCGCACCTCGACTGTCACCTGGACGGTCAAGCCGGGCACCGGCGCAAGATAGCGGCTGGCCGTCTCCAAGGCGATACGACCCAGCTCTTGCTTGGTCTCGGGTGCGCGGCCCGACAGGATCGCAAGCTCCACGTGGATCATCGCGTTGCTCCCGGAGTCCTCGCCGATGACACTCTCCCCGATTGCGTAGAACCTGGTCTTGAAGTCGTCCAGCGGACCTTCGAGAAGGCCCGCCGCCGGAGCGTGCAAAGCGAGCGCAAAACCTCGCCGGTCGAAAGCGTCGGTCAGCTCAGCGGAGTACTCAACGGTGATCTGCGGCATGAGGAACTCTCAGGTAAGACGATTTTCAAGGGGTTGACCCTGAGAGGGTAGCCAACCGAGGCACTCACCATCTGCGCCGCCACCCACCCCTCTGACCCACCATCCGACCGCAAGGCGCAGCAGCCGACAGCAAGCCCACACTTCAGCTGAAGCAGCGTGCGCTCCGCCGCGCCAGCAGCTTGATCAACCCCCGAAGGACTTCCGGAGCCGACCACTAAGCACTACTACTGCC comes from the Streptomyces sp. NBC_00820 genome and includes:
- a CDS encoding alpha/beta hydrolase; amino-acid sequence: MTNDNVKPVRVKGLAWDIAADIYFPPGFDETQKYPAIISAHPTGSCKEQTSGHVYGTALAQEGFVVIAFDASFQGASGGEPRFTEDPAFRVGDFSYVIDYLVTQPYVDENRIGVLGICGGGGYAINATMTERRIKALGTVVAGNVGRLMREGFVNYDPIAALEAIAAQRTAEARGADGVVNDLLPASPEAAREAGLTEIDLCEATEYYKTDRGGAPHGATSFRFSRQAALANWDAFDRAEVLLTQPICIVIGDRPGGFGSYRAGFEIYGRAASKEKELVVVEGASHYDLYDQPKPVEEALSHLVPFYKKHL
- a CDS encoding 5-carboxymethyl-2-hydroxymuconate Delta-isomerase; its protein translation is MPQITVEYSAELTDAFDRRGFALALHAPAAGLLEGPLDDFKTRFYAIGESVIGEDSGSNAMIHVELAILSGRAPETKQELGRIALETASRYLAPVPGLTVQVTVEVRDLDRVNYHKRVMV